The genomic region CCATTTGGGAGGACGAAGATGAGCAATCGCGATCCAGTCGTTATCGTGTCGGCGGCGCGTACGCCGATGGGTGCCTTTCAGGGAGGACTGAAGGACCTGACGGCACCGGAACTCGGCGCCGTCGCCTTGAAGGCGGCTCTCGAACGCGCCGCTCTCGATGCGGTCGACGAGGTCCTGATGGGCAACGTCCTGCCGGCCGGCATCGGCCAGAATCCCGCTCGACAGGCGGCCCTTGGCGCCGGCCTCGGACAGGAAACCCCCTCGACCACGGTCTCGAAGGTCTGCGGCTCAGGCATGAAGGCGCTCATGCTCGGCCACGATGCGCTTCTCTCCGGCAGTGCGTCGGTGATCGCCGCCGGCGGCATGGAGTCGATGACCAACGCCCCCTATCTGCTGCCCAAGGCGCGTGGCGGTTTCCGGCTCGGCCACGGCGAGGTCAAGGACCACATGTTCCTCGACGGGCTGGAGGACGCCTATTCCGGTCGGTTGATGGGCACCTATGCCGAGGATACGGCGCAGCATTACCAATTTTCCCGGGCCGATCAGGACGCCTTCGCGCTGCGCTCGCTCGAACGGGCGTTGAAGGCGGCAGAGGACAAGTCCTTTGCCGACGAACTTGTGGCGATCGTGGATGGCGGCAAACGCGGCAGCGCCAATCTCGACCGGGATGAGGGGCCGACGAAGGTCGATCCGGCGAAGATACCGAAGCTGAAACCCGCCTTCCGCGACGGCGGCAGCGTCACTGCTGCCAATTCCTCCTCCATCTCCGACGGCGCCGCCGCCCTGATCCTGATGCGCGCGAGCGAGGCGGAGAAGCGCGGGCTGACGCCGCTTGCGATCGTCGCCGGCCATGCCGGCCATGCCCAGGAGCCGGCGTGGTTTACCACAGCGCCGATCGGCGCCATCGAAAAGCTCATCGACAAGCTCAACTGGGAGAAGGGCAGCGTCGGGCTCTACGAGATCAACGAGGCCTTCGCCGTCGTTGCCATGGCGGCGATCCGCGATCTCGGCCTTTCCGACGACATCGTCAACATCCACGGTGGCGCCTGCGCGGTCGGCCACCCGATCGGCGCCTCCGGCGCCCGGATTGTCGTGACGCTGCTCCATGCAATGCGCGCCAACGGCGTCAAGCGGGGCATCGCCTCGCTCTGCATCGGCGGCGGCGAAGCGACGGCGGTCGGGCTGGAGCTGCTGCAGTAGGAGGCTACGGGAGTTTGCCCGTCACCCTAGCCCTCTCCCGGCAGGCGGGGAGAGGGGACGAGGTCGTGCCTCGATCTTCGGCCCTACCACGGTGCAATTGAACATTCCGAGCTTCAAAAGTAACCGGTGATGGGAAATGAGTGGGCGCGGCATCGCCCCTTCTCCCCGCCTGCGGGGAGAAGGTCGCGGCAGCGGGATGAGGGGCAGCCGTCTCGCCCTGCCGAGGGCGGTCGCGCCTCAAATATGCAGCGCGTGCCCCAATCCCTTGAAGGCCGCTTCCTGGAAAGCTTCAGATTGGGTCGGGTGCGCATGGATCGTGCCGGCGATGTCCTCAAGCCGCGCGCCCATCTCGATCGCCAGCGCAAAGGTCGCCGAGAGTTCCGAGACGCCATGGCCGACTGCGTGGATGCCGAGCACCAGATGATTGTCGGCACGT from Sinorhizobium garamanticum harbors:
- a CDS encoding acetyl-CoA C-acyltransferase, which produces MSNRDPVVIVSAARTPMGAFQGGLKDLTAPELGAVALKAALERAALDAVDEVLMGNVLPAGIGQNPARQAALGAGLGQETPSTTVSKVCGSGMKALMLGHDALLSGSASVIAAGGMESMTNAPYLLPKARGGFRLGHGEVKDHMFLDGLEDAYSGRLMGTYAEDTAQHYQFSRADQDAFALRSLERALKAAEDKSFADELVAIVDGGKRGSANLDRDEGPTKVDPAKIPKLKPAFRDGGSVTAANSSSISDGAAALILMRASEAEKRGLTPLAIVAGHAGHAQEPAWFTTAPIGAIEKLIDKLNWEKGSVGLYEINEAFAVVAMAAIRDLGLSDDIVNIHGGACAVGHPIGASGARIVVTLLHAMRANGVKRGIASLCIGGGEATAVGLELLQ